The following DNA comes from Erigeron canadensis isolate Cc75 chromosome 3, C_canadensis_v1, whole genome shotgun sequence.
ATACATTTTGTTACTTTATTTGGGTATATTCAAGTTTAATTAGTCTCttcataataatataaagaaaagaatctcaaaagatgaaaaTACTATAAATGGAAAAGGAAAAGCAATGAATGTAGGCGGAATAAGTGCACatgacaagaaaaataaaaaacgagaTTCTATATATCATGCTCACTCTATGATGAAAAAACATAAAAGGCTCAATGCAAAGGACCCTTCACCAAAAAGGGAATTTCATAACCCTCATCATGATGTACAAAGATGCTTTCATGTGAAAAGTATGATCATAATAATGTGATCACTTTAATTTTAGTGTACACCATCTCCCTCGATCATATTATTGATGTATGTAATCGGCGAATGAATAAAGTTTGGACCCAATAACGAAAAAAACAACCCTATATGTTTGTGAATGCAAACAACACTGGGTAGCTCAAACTCATCATGTAGTTTcatttttgagaaaaaaggtCACAAAGATCAACGGAAGATTAGACCTCTGTCTTATAAGTAAAATCTAAATGCCTTACCAGTCCGATCGTGGATCATTGACGCCATTATTAATTGGTATACAATTATGAGAGATGAAACTTATGAGCATACAATTATATAACCTTTATATGATGAGGATCAAATTTCCTTTTGAATTTACTTGGGAATGTGAAAATTTTCCTGCCAAGTATATGGTGACAAATTTGATGAAACTGCCGAGCTCTCAATCCATTCCGAAACAAAAGTACCCTTTTCAATGTCATGGCCAATTTCCACAAATTATAGAGTACAATAGGTTTAAATGTATGGGCACAAACATTATTGATGCACAAACTTTGTAGTTTGTCAAATCGTCAACAAACTTTTGTGTATTTAAGATAGAGGCACACGTACAAAGACAACATGATCTAATCTGTTAAATTACGCGAAGTGAGCAACCAAGACTTTTGTAGAACTACACATATGGTTTACTGTTGTTGgatttcatttaattaactGTTGTTGTAAAATCGTATATGTGAAAAACCAATTAAGCAACAATTATAACTTGTAACCTATAGTTAGAAACACTATGTCACTATCcatgtatacatttttttttaataggatACCATCTATACTAAATTAATTTATGAATTATCAACTCCACTCCGATGTAAAGCTGTcaaatcgtgtcttaacagatctTAACAGGTTCGGTGCGcacaaaattattttaaaaaataaaaaagttgcaTAGTATATTTTTTGCTTAACAGTTAatttaacaggtcttaacaggtacCCAATTGTCAGCCTTACTCCGACCCCTTCTCAAATTACAGGTTTTAATGTACTTAAAATGGCTCTCACCATTCAATACACCTATAACCTAACATACATGGTctaccaaaaatacccttaatgaaatattATACCTTAATtcccataaaaaaaataaagatctatttttacatcaattacatttacatcgtTAACCACTACTTATCACCATCAGTCGCCTCCGTTATTACCATTGTCGTCACATTGTGCTGGCATAACTGCATAAGTCTAGTACTCAATTAACTCGAAAGCTTATCGATTAAATCCATATATGTTTTTGAAAACGAATTAGAAGGCATAATTGAAACATTAATTTATAAGTAAAATTTGTGAAAAGGAAAATATATAGTTGGAAAAGTATAGCAAGTTGCTGACAACTTCGCCCAAATTCTGAAAAGTGTTAGATATAATAGATCCATAAGAAATTTTCCTTAATAGAAATGCAACCTCTTCATTATATGACCCCACAAAGTTACAGTCACTGTGATGTCGCAGTAGTGCTGGCCAGATGAGAGAGAGATTTTGCAAAGGAAAATGTGATAGTTATTTTTGCAGAACAAAGAACCTTCTAACGGTTAACTACACAAACACATGATATTATTAACAGAACAAAATAAAATGTTACAAATAGTTCCAACACATGATATTTACAGaacaagaaattaaaaagttacaaatagtTCCATAGAAATCACAAGAGTAGAGACACATgtgtttaatataataaacgtaaataagtttttaaaaatctgGTGCTAATTAACTAgcatcaaatttttaaaaatacatttaaacgAACCAGATTAATCACATTTATCATTAatctaaattataaataaaattaccaaTTAATTAGTATAGTAGTGGCATGGTAAGTGACAAACTAGAAACAACCTAAATAAGATGTCTTCATTTCTCCAATCACTTTTTAGGCCATCATTTCAAATAGTTATGGCTTCAACTTTATCCATTGGTACCTTCCTTCTATCGGGACATCTTTCACAATATCAAAGTTGTACCTGTTCATTTagcaacaaaaaacaaatattattagCTGAAACTTACCacttgtactatatatataatacgtacccatgtttatactttataccAACCTATATGTACCTTAAATGTCTcgataattatcattttataatcAATACTATTTTACTGACATACAATTAACAAatttcatttgatatatttacaaACAGTTTTTGCCATCTACAATAATACACCCTTTACACAGTTGTATAATGTacaatataatatgtatatttgttatatatggtAAAAATTTGATGTagatttatcaataaaatcttatGGCTTTCTTCATaactttaattttcttttcattaatctATACACGTCCACGTCCACAACTACgcataaatatacattaaaaaaaacttatacctATACACCGTCATCAAAATCTCGTAGTAAATTAACCAAAGAAACCATTGATGCACCTAGTTATGTGTTGGCGCTAATGGCATCAGTTTAGATGACCGATATGATGAGGTAATGATGCCTCCCATTAGGAGTGTTTTAGTTAACTATATTTTGTCAATGAGATTAATGACTCATTAATAAGGTCTTTAGTTTTAAAGAAGTTTATTTGGGTTCGAATGTGATTCCTAAATTTGGAATCGGCTGTCGTAAAAAGAAATTTAACGAACGttctctttttttcattttatttgtaaatgtTCACATGATCTACTCATGGTGCActcataattattatttttttataagtacGACTAGATATCATAATCTACTAGTATTAGTTAGTTGCTAatcataaattattatattgtaCTTACTTATCTGCAAAACGTTTTTGCTCATATTTTTCCGCTTTGGCAAAAAACTCCTCAAGCTCTTCGGCAGACGGCATTTTTGCCACTACAACTGGTGAAGGTTTCCGGCATGAAGTGGCCGCCTCATTCGTTGCGTCCGCCATTTCTTCTGATTCCAAACATCTCATAGTACTACTTGTTCTAGACACGTCTCTGAATAATtatatcaacattaaaaacaaaatttaagaatgtgaaattatacaaaatactagaatatatatatatagagtcaAACTTTACCTGAAACTTTTGTTAAGTGAAATGAAAATTCCGCTTTTGGGTATACACTTAGCCTGCAATTATTATTACATTCAtcaaaaaacttaacatatatttaatgcttaaaatatatgtacaaataaaaaagtaaatgaaaaattacAAATCACATATATGTACATACCTTGATTATAAGATCTGGAATGGAATCATGTTTATTAGCCGAGCATAAACACGACGAAATTACATGATCATGAGAAGTACTTGTTGGATTTTCGTGGGAATTCATTTCAAATTTATGTTTGGAAACCTTTAATGTATTCTCATGATGATCTTCATCTTTAGAAACAACAACTCTTCTTCTTTTATAACTTGTAGTAACATGATCAGCATTATCTTTAGCACTGCATTTGTCGTGTGTATTTGAGACCGATATTGTCGCGCTTTCGCATCCGCTGGTGCCTGTTTCTTCAGCCATATATGGTTTATGGGAATGTGACTTTGTTGATGAAAGAAAACAAGTGATGAGAAAAAGGagctctctctatatatatatatttgtaattgtcttattaattaatcaagGAAAATGAGTTTGTGAGAGAATTGAGAATGTAAGGGAAAGATAGAGTGATAATAAAGGTAGGCGGGTGGGATATGATCGGACGGTGCATATTTAATGAGCCGGTTGTtttgaatataattaaaagaaaagttaaTTTGTTATCCACCgataaaagaaaaattggtCATTTTATGAAATGAAAGGttacatttttgttttatgtttgtgtttgtatatgatatataatgaaataacgaataaacataaatatttacaaacgTGACGAATATTCTTGTCCATTCGATCGGTTAGtcaaaagagagaaaaaatgatatTCATGTTCATtcattttcaaaacaaacaaatatatataaatgaatatcTAATCGAACGTTTACAAGCTATTCGTGAATGCATACATATATCCCGATCGATATGTTTGTATTCTCGTTATTATTTCTTTGtttgttaaaataaagtataaacttAACTATTTCAACGTAATATTTTGTTCGTTAAATGTTTCAACTAATTAAATGGACTTTTTTGGTATGGATATATTGAAGTCTACTCAAAtctatagtgtatatatatttacaatgcATTTCAAACTTAAAAGCATAATTAAAGTTCTTATGGAACTCACGAAACATATAATCGGGATGCATTATATATAGTCTTGAGCTTCAATATTccaattttaatatatgttcattcaatccttttaaaataaattaaaacaactGGTCATTAACGCTAGTATATGACAAGTTATGTAAACtgaaatttatgattttatttatgtttttatgatatgatgaaTTACATTGAGCCAAAGTCTCTATTTATACACATAATATATGCTCTAATTATGGTAACTAAATCAAAGTCTTGAATACGAGCCAATCCTTTTTTTGATGTCAAAGACGGGATCACTGTAAACTAGGAAATGTTGATTTTATTATGATCCTCAAATCTTGTTTCTAACACTCTCCCTCAAATTGAATAGTGGGATCACCAAAATTCAACTTGTTTAGACACTTATGGAATATGGCAGTCCTACTGCTTTAGTTAGGATATCTGCAAGATGGTCTTCAGATTTGATGAAAGGTAACTTAATAATTCCATCTTCAAGTTTTTCTTTGATAAAATGTTGATCAATCTCCACATGTTTGGTTTTGTCATGTTGTACTGGATTTTCCTGAAATTTGAATAGCTGCTTCATTATCATTCATAATCCGGATGCTTTCCTTAGGAGCAAATCCTAATTCTTTCACCAGTTTTCTTAGTCATAATGCTTCTGCTAAGCCTTTCGATATACCTCGGAACTCAGCTTCAACACTTTACAAAGAAACAACCTTTTGCTTTTTTACTCTTCCACGTGACCAGATTTCCTCCAACCATATAGAAATATCCTGATGTTGATCTTCTATTTCTTTTGTCTCCAGCCCAATCAACATCTGTATATATTTGAATCTTAAGATGACCATTTGCTTTAAACAAGACCCCATGACCAGTAGTTCCTTTAAGATATCTGATAATTCTTAATACTACATCCATGTGTTCTTCTTGAGGTTGGTGCATGAACTGACTCACTACTCCAATAGCATATGTTATATCTGGACGAGTATGAGCAAGATAGATCAACTTCCCCACCATTTGTTGAAACCTGTTTTTATCAGCAAGTTTACCATCTAATTTCATAAACAACTTTTGATTAATAACCATGGGTGTATCTGCCGGTTTTCAATCAGATATCCCTATTTCTGCCAAAAAATCAAGTATATActttttatgataaataaaattccTTGTTGTGATCTCAACACTTTAATCCCAAGGAAGTACTTAAGATTTCCCAAAtccttcatttcaaattctgcaCATAAACTTTCTTTTAGCTTCTTGATCTCCATTTTATCATTTCCAGTgataatcatatcatcaacatagatTATCAGACATGTTATTAAACCctctttataattaaaaaacagaGTATGATCAAAATTACTTTGCTTATACCCATATTTTTTCATAGCTAGTGTGAATTTGCCAAACCATGCTTTAGGAGATTGCTTTAATCCATAAAGAGACTTTTTCAATTTGCATACTTCTCTATCTTTGAAATTGTAAGAAAAACCAGGTGGGGGTTCCATATATACTTCCTCTTGTAGTTCTCCATGTAAAAAAGCATTCTTTATATCAAACTGATGAAGAGGCCAACCTTTATTTGCTGCTATAGAGAACAATACTCTCACTGTATCTAGCTTTGCAACTGGAGAGAAGGTTTCCGAATAGTCAATTCCATACGTTTGAGTGTATCCTTTGGCAACTAATCGATCTTTGTATCTTTCAATTTCACTATCCGGTCTAAACTTAATTGTATAGATCCATCTGCACCCTACACGTTCTTTTCCTTgtggtaaaacacatttatccCAAGTTTCATTTTTAACAAGTGCATCCATTTCCATATTCATAGCATCCTTCCACCTCGTGACTTTCAAAGCTTGCTCTACACTTGATGGAATCTTTTCTGAATATAATTTTGTTGTAAATGCTTTTGCTTCGTTAGATAGATTTCCTTTCACCATGTTGGCCATTGGATATTTAGAACTCCTGGAGAATTTTTCTAGAGAGTACCGTTTTGCAGGTTTTCCTCGAGTTGACCTGGGTGACAGAACATACTTTTCTGGAGCTTCTATAGTATTCAACTCAACTTCTACAACATTTGGTTCAACCTGTTCTTCACTTTCATGCACACTCTCATTCGTGGAATCTGGTACACTTTCATTTGAAACATCAATAGAACTACTCAGTGAAGAGTTACTTACCTCAGATATCAGGTTTGGAACGGTATTTTCAGTGGCACTGGAATTTTGAGACTGAATGGACTGTTCTTGAGACTGAGCGGACTGTTCTTGAGTGTCAACTACGATATTTTTACTACCTTCAGAATTATAACTAAGCCAACTCAATGTGTCACATTGCTCCTCCCCTGACCATTGTGTTGTGGGGAGTAAAAATAGCTAGTATCAAGAAAATCACAATTCATTGTGGTAAACATGTGCTGGGTTTTTGGATTATAACATCTATACCCCTTTTGAGTGACTCCATATCCCACAAAAATGCATTTCTCAGCACATAGATCAAGTTTATTTCTATATGATTTTGGAATATGAACAAACACTGTACATCCAAAAATTTTGGGTTGAAGAGTGAGAGCTTGTGGAAGAGTATGGTATACAGTGAAGGTTTCTAATGGGGTTTTCATGTTCATGATTTTTGTAGGAAGCCGATTAATTAGGTAAGTGGGAGTGGCTAGAGCTTCAGGCCAAAACAGTTTAGGAACACAAGATTCGATTATTAAAGCTTTAGTCATTTCCAATAAAAGTCTATTTTTCCGTTCAGCAACACCGTTTTGTTCTGGGTGTGAGGGCATGTGGTTTGATGGATATCACCTTTGGATTGAAAAAACAGGTTCATCTGTGAGTTTATCTATTCTCCACCATTGTCGGACCTCGcaattttgatagatttttgaAACTGATTTTGAACCATGGTATAAAATGCAGTGAACCTATCATATAATTCacctttatttttcaaaaaataaatccaaGTCATCCGTgtgcaatcatcaacaaatatcaCATAATACCGGAAATTTTGACCTCCAATAACAGTAGCTGGACTCCAAACATCTGAGTGGATCAATGAAAAAGGTGTTTTAACTCTAGTGTTATTATGTTTAAAGGTTTGTTTATGACTCTTAGCTAAAATGcaagtttcacaagaaattggTTTATTGGAAGGGAGAAGATTAGGAAACAAGATATGTAAATAACTACCAGAAGGATGTCGTATATGCCATTACTATTCTTCTCATTCACTCGTTCCATGAGTGAGCATCACGGTTCCACTTTGAGTTACTTCTTCAACATAATACAATCCACCTCTCTCAGTGTCATGCCCAATGATCTGTCATGTCCTGATATCCTGTAAGATACAAAAATTAGATGCATGAGTACTGAGCAATTGAGTTCTTTTATCACATGGCTTATTGACAAAAGTTTATGTGGCAGAGATGGAACATAAAGACAATTTGATAATTTAATGCTCAGGGAA
Coding sequences within:
- the LOC122593422 gene encoding cyclin-dependent kinase inhibitor 7-like — protein: MAEETGTSGCESATISVSNTHDKCSAKDNADHVTTSYKRRRVVVSKDEDHHENTLKVSKHKFEMNSHENPTSTSHDHVISSCLCSANKHDSIPDLIIKAKCIPKSGIFISLNKSFRDVSRTSSTMRCLESEEMADATNEAATSCRKPSPVVVAKMPSAEELEEFFAKAEKYEQKRFADKYNFDIVKDVPIEGRYQWIKLKP